The following coding sequences lie in one Chionomys nivalis chromosome 8, mChiNiv1.1, whole genome shotgun sequence genomic window:
- the Psat1 gene encoding phosphoserine aminotransferase, giving the protein MDAAKQVVNFGPGPAKLPHSVLLEIQKQLLDYKGLGISVLEMSHRSSDFAKIINNTETLVRELLDVPNNYKVIFVQGGGSGQFSAVPLNLIGLKAGRCADYVVTGAWSAKAAEEAKKFGTVNVVHPKLGSYTKIPDPSTWNLNPDASYVYFCANETVHGVEFDFIPDVKGAVMVCDMSSNFLSRPVDVSKFGVIFAGAQKNVGSAGVTVVIVRDDLLGFALRECPSVLEYKVQAGNNSLYNTPPCFSIYVMGMVLEWIKNNGGATAMEKLSSIKSQMIYEIIDNSQGFYVCPVERQNRSRMNIPFRIGNAKGDEALEKRFLDKAVELNMISLKGHRSVGGIRASLYNAVTIEDVEKLAAFMKNFLEMHQL; this is encoded by the exons ATGGACGCCGCCAAGCAAGTGGTTAACTTTGGGCCCGGGCCTGCCAAGCTGCCACACTCG gtGTTGTTAGAGATACAGAAGCAGCTACTGGACTACAAAGGACTCGGCATCAGTGTGCTTG AAATGAGTCACAGGTCATCAGATTTTGCCAAGATTATCAACAACACAGAGACTCTTGTGAGGGAATTGCT AGATGTTCCCAACAACTACAAGGTGATCTTTGTGCAAGGAGGTGGGTCTGGCCAGTTCAGCGCCGTCCCCTTAAATCTGATTGGCCTGAAAGCTGGAAGGTGTGCTGACTATGTGGTGACCGGAGCTTGGTCCGCTAAGGCTGCAGAAGAAGCCAAGAAGTTTGGGACTGTGAATGTCGTCCACCCTAAACTCGGAAGTTACACGA AAATTCCAGACCCAAGCACCTGGAACCTCAACCCGGACGCCTCCTACGTGTACTTCTGTGCAAACGAGACTGTGCACGGGGTGGAGTTTGACTTCATACCTGATGTCAAGGGAGCCGTGATGGTCTGTGACATGTCCTCAAACTTCTTATCCAGGCCAGTGGATGTTTCCAAG tttggtgTGATTTTTGCTGGTGCTCAAAAGAATGTTGGCTCTGCTGGGGTGACGGTGGTGATCGTCCGTGATGACCTGCTGGGGTTCGCCCTCAGAGAGTGTCCTTCAGTCCTTGAATACAAAGTGCAGGCTGGCAACAACTCTTTGTATAACACACCTCCGTGTTTCAG CATCTACGTCATGGGCATGGTCCTGGAATGGATCAAGAACAATGGTGGAGCCACAGCCATGGAGAAACTCAGCTCCATCAAATCCCAAATGATTTATGAGATAATTGACAATTCTCAAGGATTTTATGT ATGTCCAGTGGAGCGCCAGAATAGAAGCAGGATGAATATTCCATTTCGCATTGGCAATGCCAAAGGAGATGAAGCTTTAGAGAAGCGGTTTCTTGATAAGGCAGTGGAACTCAACATGATCTCCTTGAAGGGGCACAG GTCAGTAGGAGGCATCCGTGCCTCTCTGTATAATGCTGTCACCATTGAAGATGTTGAGAAGCTGGCTGCCTTCATGAAGAACTTCTTGGAGATGCATCAGCTGTGA